TGCCCGCCATGAGGATGTACCGCAACTGATGGCTATCGAACGCTCAGCCGCACGGGCGTTCGCCCAGCGGCCTGAACGGGCCTGGCTGGCCCAGGGCGAAGTGCTGGCTGTGGACGCCCACCGAATGTTCATCGAAACAGCGTGTAGCTGGGTGGCGGAAAACGCCCAGGGCGAGTTGCTGGGCTTTATCTGTGCCCGCCTGGAGGGCCGGGCGCTGCATATCGAGGAGTTGTCTGTGCGCCTGGAGGCCCAGGGGCAAGGTGTGGGGCGACGGCTGCTGGATGAGGCTGTCGCCGTTGCTCGGCGCAGATGCCTGCAGCAACTGACCTTGACCACCTTTGCCGATGTGCCCTGGAATGCGCCTTTCTATGCGCGCTACGGGTTCGAACTGATGGCCTCTGAGCAGCTGAGCCCAAGGTTGAGCGCAGTGCTGGCCAGCGAGCGCGCACATGGCCTGGAGGGACGATGCGCCATGCGCCTGGTGCTAGCGTGATTTCTGCTTGCGTGTGGCCAGTTCGATCCAGGCCGGCGCATGGTCGCTGGCTTTCGCCTCGTTGCGGACCCACGCATCCACCCCGGCGGCCTTCAGATAGGGCGCCAGTTGCGGATTGAGCAGCAGATGGTCGATGCGTAGCCCGGCATTGCGAGCCCAGTGATTGCGGAAGTAATCCCAGAATGTATAGACACGCTCATCGGGATACAGGTGGCGGATGGCGTCGATCCAGCCCTGATCGAGCAAGGTTTGAAAGGCCTGGCGTGATTCAGGTTGCAGCAGTGCATCCTTGAGCCACGAACGGGGGTTGTAGATATCGAAGTCGGTCGGCACCACATTGAAATCCCCCGCCAGCAGAGTCGGGTGCCCGTTGCCGTGGAGTTCGCGGGCGTGGGCGATCAGGCATTCGAACCAACGCAGCTTGTAGTCGAATTTGGGGCCGGGTTGCGGGTTGCCGTTGGGCAGGTAGAGGCAGCCGACCAGCACGCCGTGGGCGGCGGCTTCCAGGTAGCGGCTCTGGCTGTCGTCCTCCAGGCCCGGCAGACCCCGACGTACTTCCAGGGGCTGGGTGTCGCGGGCCAGGATGGCGACCCCGTTCCACGACGGTTGCCCATGGTGCAGGCAGCCATAGCCAGCGGCTTCGATCGCCTCCCGGGGGAATTGCTCGTCGGCTGCCTTCAGTTCCTGCAGGCAGGCGATGTCGGGTTTTTCTCGTTCTAGCCACGCCAACAGCGCCGGCAGTCGGCTGCGGATGCCATTGATGTTGAAGGTGGCGATGCGCAGGGCTTTCATGCGTCGGGGTCGTCCACGTGGGCTTGCACGGCATCTTCCAGCGCACGGCCATGGGCCTGATCGGCCATGGCCTTCAGTGCCAGCCAATCATCCCAGTCGATGGCACCGTCGTCGCGCAAGGCTTCGGCGGTGCGCACCAGGTCATGGTGGTAGGCATCCGGGGACTCACGCCGGTAACTGGCGTCATCGTATTGGGCATACCAGGCTTCCAGCTCGGGAATACTGCGTTCGATGCTCATGGCCCTGCTCCTCGCGGCAACCTTTGAAGGTGTGAGCGCTGTGGCGGCGCATCGTTCAACGGCGCTGCGCCGCGCTTACTGCCTGGTATTGGCCGCCTGACCTTCGGCGAGCTGTAGCCGACAGGCCTTGAGCGCTTCGTCGCGTTTGAGCAATTCATCCTGCAGGTATTGCAACTGCCGCCCCTGTTCTGCGCAGAGACCGCGTTTGCTTTCCAGGCTCTGCTCCTGCGTCTGCAGCTGACGGCGCATTTCTTCGCTGGCGCCCTGGGCCTGGGCCAGAATCGTACGCAAGCCCTGGATCTGCGCATCACGCTGCTCCAGCAACTGGTCCTGCACCTGGCGCTCGCTGCTGGCCTGGCGGTGCTCGCCGAGCAGGCGCTCGTTGTCGCGGTGCAGGCGGGTCAGTTCGTCCTGCTTGACGATCATGCCCTGCTGCACCTGACGCAGTTCGACCTGCAACTGCTGCACCTGGGTTTCGTGACGTCGTTGATCCTGCTCGCGTTGTTCGCGGCTGGCTGTGCGGTAGTGCTCCAGGGCATCGCGGGCGTGGCGGTGCTTCTCTTCCAGCGAGCGTACCTGTTCATCCTTGTCGGCCAGGCGCACCTGCAGCTCGCCCAATGCCTGGTTGAGGCTGGCGCTGCGCAGCTGCTCGGCCTGCAACGTACTGTGGGTGGCAGCCAGCCGTTCCGACTCGGCCTTCAAGGCCTGGGCCTGGATCTGTTGCTGCTGGTGAGCTGCTGCCAACGCCTGCTGAGCCAGTTGCAACTGCGCCTCGAGCTGTTCGCGCTGTTGCTCGAACGCCGCTTCGGCTTGCTCGATGCGCGCGTCGCCCTCCTCTTGCAACTGCGCTGCCAATTGCGCCACCAGTTTGCTCAACGGCTCGCTGAGCGCGGCAACACCCTGCAGCGCAGCAGGTTTGAGCACCTCCAGCTCCTTGAGGTAGCGATGGATGGTGGTCTTCGAACCCGTATTACCCAATTGGATACGTACCGCATCGATGCTTGGGTGTTCGCCACGGGCGATCAGCACCTGCCGCGCCTGTTGCACTACCGCCTTGTTGATACCGCCCCGGGCCATGCCTGCTCCTACGATTTCGTACCATGTTACGTATCATGTAAATACAGGCATATTTTGTTCTTTGCCAGTTGGTTTATCAACGTATTTCTAAGGTGGAATAATCACGGCTTATCGCATGTGATCACCTGCCAAAGACTCATCTGTCCAGAAAGCGGCTGATGAAAATGGCCAGGCGCCCTGTCGCGATGGGCAGCGCCGCCAGCTCAAGCGTTTCTTGTGGGCTGTGCGCGCCGGTACCCCAGGGCCCCAGGCCGTCGAGGCTGGCCTCGACAAGGTCGGCGATGTAGGAGATATCTGCTCCACCCCGCTCCAGGGCGGGCACTGCCGTCAGCGAACCTGTACCCATTGCCTCGCTGACCTCGCTGAAGGCTGCAAGCAATTGACGATTGCCGGCGGTTTCGGGCATGGCGGGCATGATGTCGTGGAACTCCACCTGGCTCGTGGTACCCGGCAGAGGCGCAGCGGCAATGTCGCGCAGTGTTTGCTCTGCGCTGCGCTGCTGGCCGCGGCTCAGGAAACGCAGGTCACCGTAAATCTGGGCCTGGCCGGCGATGATGTTTTTCGGCCCCTGCGCACTGCCCGTGCTGTGTCGTGTATCCAATTGGGCGCTGCGGCCTCCCACCATGATCCCTGGGTTGACGGTCAACCCTGGCGACCGGGCGAACGTGGTGCGCAAGACCTCCAGTACCCGGGCGCTTTCGTAGATGGCGCCAAAGCCGGCTTGAGCGCCGAATACGCCCGAGGAATGGCGCACCTGACCACGGCTGCTCAGTTGCCAGGCGCTTATACCTCTGCGCCCCGTCACCAGCTGACTGGGGCTGGTCGCGAATTCCAGCCCCAGCGCAATGTCGCTTTGCAGGGCGGCATCGCGCAGCGCCTGGCGTGAGATCGAGCTCGGTTGCGCCGCTTGTTCTTCATCACCCACCAGCACCACGGTAATGGCGGCATGCTGCAGCCGGCCGGCGTGTTCGAGGGCCTTGAGCGCGTACAGCAATGTGGTCAGGCCACCTTTGTTGTCGAGCACTCCGGGGCCTGTAGCCGTGCGTCGATCAGCCGAAGACTGGTACGCCTGGAAATCGCTGTCGGGAGGAAACACGGTGTCGAGGTGGGCAATCAGCAGCACGCGCCGATGCGCCTTGCCAAAGGTGGCCACCAGGCTGCCGGCGTGGGCCATGGATG
The Pseudomonas sp. KU43P genome window above contains:
- the xth gene encoding exodeoxyribonuclease III; translation: MKALRIATFNINGIRSRLPALLAWLEREKPDIACLQELKAADEQFPREAIEAAGYGCLHHGQPSWNGVAILARDTQPLEVRRGLPGLEDDSQSRYLEAAAHGVLVGCLYLPNGNPQPGPKFDYKLRWFECLIAHARELHGNGHPTLLAGDFNVVPTDFDIYNPRSWLKDALLQPESRQAFQTLLDQGWIDAIRHLYPDERVYTFWDYFRNHWARNAGLRIDHLLLNPQLAPYLKAAGVDAWVRNEAKASDHAPAWIELATRKQKSR
- a CDS encoding GNAT family N-acetyltransferase; the protein is MLVRPARHEDVPQLMAIERSAARAFAQRPERAWLAQGEVLAVDAHRMFIETACSWVAENAQGELLGFICARLEGRALHIEELSVRLEAQGQGVGRRLLDEAVAVARRRCLQQLTLTTFADVPWNAPFYARYGFELMASEQLSPRLSAVLASERAHGLEGRCAMRLVLA
- a CDS encoding DNA-binding protein — protein: MARGGINKAVVQQARQVLIARGEHPSIDAVRIQLGNTGSKTTIHRYLKELEVLKPAALQGVAALSEPLSKLVAQLAAQLQEEGDARIEQAEAAFEQQREQLEAQLQLAQQALAAAHQQQQIQAQALKAESERLAATHSTLQAEQLRSASLNQALGELQVRLADKDEQVRSLEEKHRHARDALEHYRTASREQREQDQRRHETQVQQLQVELRQVQQGMIVKQDELTRLHRDNERLLGEHRQASSERQVQDQLLEQRDAQIQGLRTILAQAQGASEEMRRQLQTQEQSLESKRGLCAEQGRQLQYLQDELLKRDEALKACRLQLAEGQAANTRQ
- a CDS encoding M20/M25/M40 family metallo-hydrolase, with product MKAKASLLALALSSAFLTQVTAAPLTQVEQQMLHYIEQHRDSQVAMLEQLVNINSGTGNRRGVEQVGDTLRPHLEQLGFDTRWVDLPPSMAHAGSLVATFGKAHRRVLLIAHLDTVFPPDSDFQAYQSSADRRTATGPGVLDNKGGLTTLLYALKALEHAGRLQHAAITVVLVGDEEQAAQPSSISRQALRDAALQSDIALGLEFATSPSQLVTGRRGISAWQLSSRGQVRHSSGVFGAQAGFGAIYESARVLEVLRTTFARSPGLTVNPGIMVGGRSAQLDTRHSTGSAQGPKNIIAGQAQIYGDLRFLSRGQQRSAEQTLRDIAAAPLPGTTSQVEFHDIMPAMPETAGNRQLLAAFSEVSEAMGTGSLTAVPALERGGADISYIADLVEASLDGLGPWGTGAHSPQETLELAALPIATGRLAIFISRFLDR